One genomic window of Lepeophtheirus salmonis chromosome 5, UVic_Lsal_1.4, whole genome shotgun sequence includes the following:
- the LOC121117696 gene encoding uncharacterized protein isoform X5, which translates to MSYSSSASSENKDINNIRIILIRDYPSHGKKVIFDSASTFREQLMENSNLDEYDQIYDNYGYKLHLFENETDFMWSTLHKSSDISMFLSPNVSSSSVGSSFGNSISGLHQGISNIDVSQCDSGFFHSESMNLTSFSSISEGSNTSLAYMRRRMSGTNCLIHPLKLRDKKSLTEYSLPENQIFENGKSLSTLPSFKIDSVEFLKSSPSSNHIISDNNSPILALGIIFLTKCRDYILKNNFFLYEFISFISCETLRAYKRRKEFIHSMYQLSRQVHKDLNNFIEESYFKLEKTAWFLYASHDQDHTVMSSFVNVLCKLRRRLDTKETNFFFSTFLTGVLTHHLGWIDTIVPNGLDKSSFSFSSSNQHLKNFFTLEPFEENTQFWYNPQKLQYMDLHGKVGSNSKVTKTVLYSKDENLLKDLLFVTSYFIRCSLVYPKKYDDTLFKKLENEELDASLMSNFYIFKDNLSNNSQKSQEISVGRRESFKYKSFILGDSPSPPYVSQSVSPSSFGTLPYPIENGLISNNYLNEELQSATIDGVNRIKFGKKVPMPDFDGEIEEEPNQLPCLFLVGKTYMPGCICQGIIQPTSLSSSHFQIYSERNLYKHLLGISSHLSSFIPELSQVQFLSVNVDDGQVLLMNSKRESLSKNSDQILFSPKIANFLDTIVELASFGTLPVLMHIEDKLKEIYLSSKLLADYLLIDELMDLKTLVYNLDLDYNDVPLLYSVAATHTPKLCKKYGVGLI; encoded by the exons ATGAGTTATTCATCGTCTGCTTCTTCCGagaataaagatataaataatattaggatAATTCTCATTCGTGATTATCCTAGTCATGGAaagaaagtcatttttgattctGCTTCTACATTTCGTGAGCAGTTGatggaaaattcaaatttggatgaataTGATCAAATCTATGATAATTATGGATACAAA cTACATCTTTTCGAAAATGAGACAGATTTCATGTGGAGTACGCTTCACAAGTCATCAGACATTTCCATGTTTCTTTCACCGAACGTAAGCTCTTCCAGTGTAGGATCATCCTTTGGGAATAGTATTTCTGGTTTACATCAAG gtatTTCGAATATTGATGTATCGCAATGTGACTCTGGATTTTTCCATAGTGAGTCTATGAACTTAACTTCTTTTTCATCAATCAGTGAAG GGTCAAATACAAGCCTAGCTTATATGCGACGAAGAATGAGTGGAACCAATTGTTTAATTCATCCGTTAAAGCTTAGAGATAAGAAATCCTTGACAGAGTACTCCTTACCAGAAAATCAAATCTTTGAAAATGGGAAATCGTTATCCACTCTcccatcttttaaaattgattctgtggaatttttaaaatcttctcCATCG TCAAATCACATCATATCAGATAATAACTCACCCATTCTTGCACTCGGGATTATTTTCCTCACCAAATGTAGggattacattttaaaaaacaatttcttcttGTATGAATTCATATCATTTATATCCTGTGAGACTTTAAGAGCCTATAAGAGGAGGAAggaatttattcattcaatgtATCAACTTTCACGTCAAGTGCACAAAgacttgaataattttattgaagagtCCTATTTCAAACTGGAAAAGACTGCTTGGTTCCTATACGCATCTCATGACCAGGATCATACTGTAATGAGTTCATTTGTGAATGTGTTATGCAAGCTGCGAAGGCGTTTGGACACCAAAGagacaaattttttctttagtacATTTCTAACTGGGGTTTTAACGCACCATTTAGGATGGATTGATACCATTGTTCCGAATGGGTTGGATAAAAGTTCTTTTTCATTTTCGAGTTctaatcaacatttaaaaaactttttcacacTGGAaccatttgaagaaaatacaCAATTTTGGTATAATCCTCAAAAACTTCAATATATGGATTTACACGGAAAA GTTGGATCAAATTCCAAAGTAACAAAGACCGTATTGTATTCCAAAGATGAAAACCTATTAAAGGATTTACTATTTGTTACCTCTTATTTCATTCGTTGCTCACTTGTTTATCCTAAAAAGTATGATGATACCCTATTTAAGAAATTGGAAAATGAGGAATTGGATGCATCACTCAtgtctaatttttatatttttaaagataatttgtcaaataatagtcaaaaatcTCAAGAAATTTCAGTTGGAAGGAGAGAatcattcaaat ATAAGTCATTCATCTTGGGAGATTCCCCTTCACCACCGTATGTCTCTCAAAGTGTGAGTCCCTCATCCTTTGGAACGCTTCCATATCCCATCGAGAATGGATTAatctctaataattatttgaatgaagaaTTGCAATCTGCAACTATAGACGGTGTGAATCGGATTAAATTTGGAAAGAAAGTGCCAATGCCgga CTTTGATGGAGAAATAGAGGAGGAGCCGAATCAACTTCCGTGTTTATTCTTGGTGGGGAAAACTTATATGCCTGGATGCATTTGTCAAGGAATCATTCAGCCAACATCATTATCATCCtcacattttcaaatttattcggAACGAAATCtctataaacatttattaggAATATCCTCTCATTTGTCTAGCTTCATTCCAGAACTAAGCCAGGTGCAATTTCTTTCAGTTAATGTAGATGATGGCcaagttttattaatgaattcaaAGAGG GAATCATTATCTAAAAATTCGGATCAGATTTTATTTTCTCCCAAAATAGCAAATTTTCTTGATACCATTGTCGAATTGGCATCTTTTGGAACGCTACCG GTTTTGATGCATATTGAAGATAAACTTAAAGAAATTTATCTCTCGTCAAAGTTGTTAGCTGACTATTTACTTATTGATGAATTAATGGATTTGAAAACTTTGGTATATAATTTAG ATCTAGATTATAATGACGTTCCCTTACTATATTCCGTTGCAGCCACTCATACCCCAAAGCTGTGTAAAAAATATGGTGTTggacttatttga
- the LOC121117696 gene encoding uncharacterized protein isoform X4 produces the protein MSYSSSASSENKDINNIRIILIRDYPSHGKKVIFDSASTFREQLMENSNLDEYDQIYDNYGYKLHLFENETDFMWSTLHKSSDISMFLSPNVSSSSVGSSFGNSISGLHQGISNIDVSQCDSGFFHSESMNLTSFSSISEGSNTSLAYMRRRMSGTNCLIHPLKLRDKKSLTEYSLPENQIFENGKSLSTLPSFKIDSVEFLKSSPSSNHIISDNNSPILALGIIFLTKCRDYILKNNFFLYEFISFISCETLRAYKRRKEFIHSMYQLSRQVHKDLNNFIEESYFKLEKTAWFLYASHDQDHTVMSSFVNVLCKLRRRLDTKETNFFFSTFLTGVLTHHLGWIDTIVPNGLDKSSFSFSSSNQHLKNFFTLEPFEENTQFWYNPQKLQYMDLHGKVGSNSKVTKTVLYSKDENLLKDLLFVTSYFIRCSLVYPKKYDDTLFKKLENEELDASLMSNFYIFKDNLSNNSQKSQEISVGRRESFKLDKSFILGDSPSPPYVSQSVSPSSFGTLPYPIENGLISNNYLNEELQSATIDGVNRIKFGKKVPMPDFDGEIEEEPNQLPCLFLVGKTYMPGCICQGIIQPTSLSSSHFQIYSERNLYKHLLGISSHLSSFIPELSQVQFLSVNVDDGQVLLMNSKRESLSKNSDQILFSPKIANFLDTIVELASFGTLPVLMHIEDKLKEIYLSSKLLADYLLIDELMDLKTLVYNLDLDYNDVPLLYSVAATHTPKLCKKYGVGLI, from the exons ATGAGTTATTCATCGTCTGCTTCTTCCGagaataaagatataaataatattaggatAATTCTCATTCGTGATTATCCTAGTCATGGAaagaaagtcatttttgattctGCTTCTACATTTCGTGAGCAGTTGatggaaaattcaaatttggatgaataTGATCAAATCTATGATAATTATGGATACAAA cTACATCTTTTCGAAAATGAGACAGATTTCATGTGGAGTACGCTTCACAAGTCATCAGACATTTCCATGTTTCTTTCACCGAACGTAAGCTCTTCCAGTGTAGGATCATCCTTTGGGAATAGTATTTCTGGTTTACATCAAG gtatTTCGAATATTGATGTATCGCAATGTGACTCTGGATTTTTCCATAGTGAGTCTATGAACTTAACTTCTTTTTCATCAATCAGTGAAG GGTCAAATACAAGCCTAGCTTATATGCGACGAAGAATGAGTGGAACCAATTGTTTAATTCATCCGTTAAAGCTTAGAGATAAGAAATCCTTGACAGAGTACTCCTTACCAGAAAATCAAATCTTTGAAAATGGGAAATCGTTATCCACTCTcccatcttttaaaattgattctgtggaatttttaaaatcttctcCATCG TCAAATCACATCATATCAGATAATAACTCACCCATTCTTGCACTCGGGATTATTTTCCTCACCAAATGTAGggattacattttaaaaaacaatttcttcttGTATGAATTCATATCATTTATATCCTGTGAGACTTTAAGAGCCTATAAGAGGAGGAAggaatttattcattcaatgtATCAACTTTCACGTCAAGTGCACAAAgacttgaataattttattgaagagtCCTATTTCAAACTGGAAAAGACTGCTTGGTTCCTATACGCATCTCATGACCAGGATCATACTGTAATGAGTTCATTTGTGAATGTGTTATGCAAGCTGCGAAGGCGTTTGGACACCAAAGagacaaattttttctttagtacATTTCTAACTGGGGTTTTAACGCACCATTTAGGATGGATTGATACCATTGTTCCGAATGGGTTGGATAAAAGTTCTTTTTCATTTTCGAGTTctaatcaacatttaaaaaactttttcacacTGGAaccatttgaagaaaatacaCAATTTTGGTATAATCCTCAAAAACTTCAATATATGGATTTACACGGAAAA GTTGGATCAAATTCCAAAGTAACAAAGACCGTATTGTATTCCAAAGATGAAAACCTATTAAAGGATTTACTATTTGTTACCTCTTATTTCATTCGTTGCTCACTTGTTTATCCTAAAAAGTATGATGATACCCTATTTAAGAAATTGGAAAATGAGGAATTGGATGCATCACTCAtgtctaatttttatatttttaaagataatttgtcaaataatagtcaaaaatcTCAAGAAATTTCAGTTGGAAGGAGAGAatcattcaaat TAGATAAGTCATTCATCTTGGGAGATTCCCCTTCACCACCGTATGTCTCTCAAAGTGTGAGTCCCTCATCCTTTGGAACGCTTCCATATCCCATCGAGAATGGATTAatctctaataattatttgaatgaagaaTTGCAATCTGCAACTATAGACGGTGTGAATCGGATTAAATTTGGAAAGAAAGTGCCAATGCCgga CTTTGATGGAGAAATAGAGGAGGAGCCGAATCAACTTCCGTGTTTATTCTTGGTGGGGAAAACTTATATGCCTGGATGCATTTGTCAAGGAATCATTCAGCCAACATCATTATCATCCtcacattttcaaatttattcggAACGAAATCtctataaacatttattaggAATATCCTCTCATTTGTCTAGCTTCATTCCAGAACTAAGCCAGGTGCAATTTCTTTCAGTTAATGTAGATGATGGCcaagttttattaatgaattcaaAGAGG GAATCATTATCTAAAAATTCGGATCAGATTTTATTTTCTCCCAAAATAGCAAATTTTCTTGATACCATTGTCGAATTGGCATCTTTTGGAACGCTACCG GTTTTGATGCATATTGAAGATAAACTTAAAGAAATTTATCTCTCGTCAAAGTTGTTAGCTGACTATTTACTTATTGATGAATTAATGGATTTGAAAACTTTGGTATATAATTTAG ATCTAGATTATAATGACGTTCCCTTACTATATTCCGTTGCAGCCACTCATACCCCAAAGCTGTGTAAAAAATATGGTGTTggacttatttga
- the LOC121117696 gene encoding uncharacterized protein isoform X9 yields the protein MSYSSSASSENKDINNIRIILIRDYPSHGKKVIFDSASTFREQLMENSNLDEYDQIYDNYGYKLLKTSKEDIKSLAELMYGNFPLKDRGCNFKLHLFENETDFMWSTLHKSSDISMFLSPNVSSSSVGSSFGNSISGLHQGISNIDVSQCDSGFFHSESMNLTSFSSISEGSNTSLAYMRRRMSGTNCLIHPLKLRDKKSLTEYSLPENQIFENGKSLSTLPSFKIDSVEFLKSSPSSNHIISDNNSPILALGIIFLTKCRDYILKNNFFLYEFISFISCETLRAYKRRKEFIHSMYQLSRQVHKDLNNFIEESYFKLEKTAWFLYASHDQDHTVMSSFVNVLCKLRRRLDTKETNFFFSTFLTGVLTHHLGWIDTIVPNGLDKSSFSFSSSNQHLKNFFTLEPFEENTQFWYNPQKLQYMDLHGKVGSNSKVTKTVLYSKDENLLKDLLFVTSYFIRCSLVYPKKYDDTLFKKLENEELDASLMSNFYIFKDNLSNNSQKSQEISVGRRESFKLDKSFILGDSPSPPYVSQSVSPSSFGTLPYPIENGLISNNYLNEELQSATIDGVNRIKFGKKVPMPDFDGEIEEEPNQLPCLFLVGKTYMPGCICQGIIQPTSLSSSHFQIYSERNLYKHLLGISSHLSSFIPELSQVQFLSVNVDDGQVLLMNSKRESLSKNSDQILFSPKIANFLDTIVELASFGTLPI from the exons ATGAGTTATTCATCGTCTGCTTCTTCCGagaataaagatataaataatattaggatAATTCTCATTCGTGATTATCCTAGTCATGGAaagaaagtcatttttgattctGCTTCTACATTTCGTGAGCAGTTGatggaaaattcaaatttggatgaataTGATCAAATCTATGATAATTATGGATACAAA ctattgaaaACTTCAAAGGAAGATATCAAATCCTTAGCAGAACTAATGTATGGAAACTTTCCACTCAAAGATCGTGGTTGTAACtttaaa cTACATCTTTTCGAAAATGAGACAGATTTCATGTGGAGTACGCTTCACAAGTCATCAGACATTTCCATGTTTCTTTCACCGAACGTAAGCTCTTCCAGTGTAGGATCATCCTTTGGGAATAGTATTTCTGGTTTACATCAAG gtatTTCGAATATTGATGTATCGCAATGTGACTCTGGATTTTTCCATAGTGAGTCTATGAACTTAACTTCTTTTTCATCAATCAGTGAAG GGTCAAATACAAGCCTAGCTTATATGCGACGAAGAATGAGTGGAACCAATTGTTTAATTCATCCGTTAAAGCTTAGAGATAAGAAATCCTTGACAGAGTACTCCTTACCAGAAAATCAAATCTTTGAAAATGGGAAATCGTTATCCACTCTcccatcttttaaaattgattctgtggaatttttaaaatcttctcCATCG TCAAATCACATCATATCAGATAATAACTCACCCATTCTTGCACTCGGGATTATTTTCCTCACCAAATGTAGggattacattttaaaaaacaatttcttcttGTATGAATTCATATCATTTATATCCTGTGAGACTTTAAGAGCCTATAAGAGGAGGAAggaatttattcattcaatgtATCAACTTTCACGTCAAGTGCACAAAgacttgaataattttattgaagagtCCTATTTCAAACTGGAAAAGACTGCTTGGTTCCTATACGCATCTCATGACCAGGATCATACTGTAATGAGTTCATTTGTGAATGTGTTATGCAAGCTGCGAAGGCGTTTGGACACCAAAGagacaaattttttctttagtacATTTCTAACTGGGGTTTTAACGCACCATTTAGGATGGATTGATACCATTGTTCCGAATGGGTTGGATAAAAGTTCTTTTTCATTTTCGAGTTctaatcaacatttaaaaaactttttcacacTGGAaccatttgaagaaaatacaCAATTTTGGTATAATCCTCAAAAACTTCAATATATGGATTTACACGGAAAA GTTGGATCAAATTCCAAAGTAACAAAGACCGTATTGTATTCCAAAGATGAAAACCTATTAAAGGATTTACTATTTGTTACCTCTTATTTCATTCGTTGCTCACTTGTTTATCCTAAAAAGTATGATGATACCCTATTTAAGAAATTGGAAAATGAGGAATTGGATGCATCACTCAtgtctaatttttatatttttaaagataatttgtcaaataatagtcaaaaatcTCAAGAAATTTCAGTTGGAAGGAGAGAatcattcaaat TAGATAAGTCATTCATCTTGGGAGATTCCCCTTCACCACCGTATGTCTCTCAAAGTGTGAGTCCCTCATCCTTTGGAACGCTTCCATATCCCATCGAGAATGGATTAatctctaataattatttgaatgaagaaTTGCAATCTGCAACTATAGACGGTGTGAATCGGATTAAATTTGGAAAGAAAGTGCCAATGCCgga CTTTGATGGAGAAATAGAGGAGGAGCCGAATCAACTTCCGTGTTTATTCTTGGTGGGGAAAACTTATATGCCTGGATGCATTTGTCAAGGAATCATTCAGCCAACATCATTATCATCCtcacattttcaaatttattcggAACGAAATCtctataaacatttattaggAATATCCTCTCATTTGTCTAGCTTCATTCCAGAACTAAGCCAGGTGCAATTTCTTTCAGTTAATGTAGATGATGGCcaagttttattaatgaattcaaAGAGG GAATCATTATCTAAAAATTCGGATCAGATTTTATTTTCTCCCAAAATAGCAAATTTTCTTGATACCATTGTCGAATTGGCATCTTTTGGAACGCTACCG ATCTAG
- the LOC121117696 gene encoding uncharacterized protein isoform X11: MSYSSSASSENKDINNIRIILIRDYPSHGKKVIFDSASTFREQLMENSNLDEYDQIYDNYGYKLLKTSKEDIKSLAELMYGNFPLKDRGCNFKLHLFENETDFMWSTLHKSSDISMFLSPNVSSSSVGSSFGNSISGLHQGISNIDVSQCDSGFFHSESMNLTSFSSISEGSNTSLAYMRRRMSGTNCLIHPLKLRDKKSLTEYSLPENQIFENGKSLSTLPSFKIDSVEFLKSSPSSNHIISDNNSPILALGIIFLTKCRDYILKNNFFLYEFISFISCETLRAYKRRKEFIHSMYQLSRQVHKDLNNFIEESYFKLEKTAWFLYASHDQDHTVMSSFVNVLCKLRRRLDTKETNFFFSTFLTGVLTHHLGWIDTIVPNGLDKSSFSFSSSNQHLKNFFTLEPFEENTQFWYNPQKLQYMDLHGKVGSNSKVTKTVLYSKDENLLKDLLFVTSYFIRCSLVYPKKYDDTLFKKLENEELDASLMSNFYIFKDNLSNNSQKSQEISVGRRESFKLDKSFILGDSPSPPYVSQSVSPSSFGTLPYPIENGLISNNYLNEELQSATIDGVNRIKFGKKVPMPDFDGEIEEEPNQLPCLFLVGKTYMPGCICQGIIQPTSLSSSHFQIYSERNLYKHLLGISSHLSSFIPELSQESLSKNSDQILFSPKIANFLDTIVELASFGTLPI, encoded by the exons ATGAGTTATTCATCGTCTGCTTCTTCCGagaataaagatataaataatattaggatAATTCTCATTCGTGATTATCCTAGTCATGGAaagaaagtcatttttgattctGCTTCTACATTTCGTGAGCAGTTGatggaaaattcaaatttggatgaataTGATCAAATCTATGATAATTATGGATACAAA ctattgaaaACTTCAAAGGAAGATATCAAATCCTTAGCAGAACTAATGTATGGAAACTTTCCACTCAAAGATCGTGGTTGTAACtttaaa cTACATCTTTTCGAAAATGAGACAGATTTCATGTGGAGTACGCTTCACAAGTCATCAGACATTTCCATGTTTCTTTCACCGAACGTAAGCTCTTCCAGTGTAGGATCATCCTTTGGGAATAGTATTTCTGGTTTACATCAAG gtatTTCGAATATTGATGTATCGCAATGTGACTCTGGATTTTTCCATAGTGAGTCTATGAACTTAACTTCTTTTTCATCAATCAGTGAAG GGTCAAATACAAGCCTAGCTTATATGCGACGAAGAATGAGTGGAACCAATTGTTTAATTCATCCGTTAAAGCTTAGAGATAAGAAATCCTTGACAGAGTACTCCTTACCAGAAAATCAAATCTTTGAAAATGGGAAATCGTTATCCACTCTcccatcttttaaaattgattctgtggaatttttaaaatcttctcCATCG TCAAATCACATCATATCAGATAATAACTCACCCATTCTTGCACTCGGGATTATTTTCCTCACCAAATGTAGggattacattttaaaaaacaatttcttcttGTATGAATTCATATCATTTATATCCTGTGAGACTTTAAGAGCCTATAAGAGGAGGAAggaatttattcattcaatgtATCAACTTTCACGTCAAGTGCACAAAgacttgaataattttattgaagagtCCTATTTCAAACTGGAAAAGACTGCTTGGTTCCTATACGCATCTCATGACCAGGATCATACTGTAATGAGTTCATTTGTGAATGTGTTATGCAAGCTGCGAAGGCGTTTGGACACCAAAGagacaaattttttctttagtacATTTCTAACTGGGGTTTTAACGCACCATTTAGGATGGATTGATACCATTGTTCCGAATGGGTTGGATAAAAGTTCTTTTTCATTTTCGAGTTctaatcaacatttaaaaaactttttcacacTGGAaccatttgaagaaaatacaCAATTTTGGTATAATCCTCAAAAACTTCAATATATGGATTTACACGGAAAA GTTGGATCAAATTCCAAAGTAACAAAGACCGTATTGTATTCCAAAGATGAAAACCTATTAAAGGATTTACTATTTGTTACCTCTTATTTCATTCGTTGCTCACTTGTTTATCCTAAAAAGTATGATGATACCCTATTTAAGAAATTGGAAAATGAGGAATTGGATGCATCACTCAtgtctaatttttatatttttaaagataatttgtcaaataatagtcaaaaatcTCAAGAAATTTCAGTTGGAAGGAGAGAatcattcaaat TAGATAAGTCATTCATCTTGGGAGATTCCCCTTCACCACCGTATGTCTCTCAAAGTGTGAGTCCCTCATCCTTTGGAACGCTTCCATATCCCATCGAGAATGGATTAatctctaataattatttgaatgaagaaTTGCAATCTGCAACTATAGACGGTGTGAATCGGATTAAATTTGGAAAGAAAGTGCCAATGCCgga CTTTGATGGAGAAATAGAGGAGGAGCCGAATCAACTTCCGTGTTTATTCTTGGTGGGGAAAACTTATATGCCTGGATGCATTTGTCAAGGAATCATTCAGCCAACATCATTATCATCCtcacattttcaaatttattcggAACGAAATCtctataaacatttattaggAATATCCTCTCATTTGTCTAGCTTCATTCCAGAACTAAGCCAG GAATCATTATCTAAAAATTCGGATCAGATTTTATTTTCTCCCAAAATAGCAAATTTTCTTGATACCATTGTCGAATTGGCATCTTTTGGAACGCTACCG ATCTAG